The Anas platyrhynchos isolate ZD024472 breed Pekin duck chromosome 3, IASCAAS_PekinDuck_T2T, whole genome shotgun sequence genome includes a window with the following:
- the KCNF1 gene encoding voltage-gated potassium channel regulatory subunit KCNF1, which produces MAGDSRFPDVDTDVSERNEETEIVVNVGGVRQVFYGDNLNQYPETRLAELINCLSGGYDSIFSLCDDYDPGKREFYFDRDPDAFKCIIDVYYFGEIHMKKGICPICFKNEMEFWKVDLKFLDDCCKTHLSEKKEELEEIARRVQLILDDLGVDASESRWKRCQKYIWKFLEKPESSYPARVIAVLSFLFILISSVVMCVGTIPDMQVTDAEGNRVEHPTLDSIETACIGWFTMEYVLRLIASPNKLHFALSFMNIVDVLAILPFYVSLTLTHLGAKLMELSNVQQAVQALRIMRIARIFKLARHSSGLQTLTYALKRSFKELGLLLMYLAVGIFVFSALGYTMEQSHPETLFKSIPQSFWWAIITMTTVGYGDIYPKTTLGKLNAAISFLCGVIAIALPIHPIINNFVRYYNKQRVLETAAKHELELMELNSAEGKAASSKSEFEGLVREGKEGPFYSSRLKVSHSDTFIHLLSEDKHYRTRLQSCK; this is translated from the coding sequence ATGGCAGGTGACTCTCGGTTTCCAGATGTGGACACTGACGTCTCAGAAAGGAATGAAGAGACGGAGATTGTAGTCAATGTCGGTGGGGTGAGGCAGGTGTTCTACGGAGATAACCTGAATCAGTACCCAGAAACGCGGCTGGCAGAGCTGATCAACTGCTTATCGGGGGGATACGACAGCATATTCTCCCTCTGCGATGACTACGATCCCGGAAAGAGGGAGTTTTACTTTGACAGAGATCCAGATGCTTTCAAATGCATTATCGACGTGTACTACTTTGGGGAAATTCACATGAAGAAAGGAATATGCCCCATCTGCTTCAAGAACGAGATGGAGTTTTGGAAAGTGGATCTGAAATTTTTGGATGACTGCTGCAAAACCCATCTGagtgaaaaaaaggaggaaCTGGAGGAAATAGCCCGAAGAGTGCAACTGATTCTGGATGACTTGGGAGTAGATGCCTCCGAAAGTCGCTGGAAAAGATGTCAAAAATACATCTGGaaattcttggagaagccagagTCGTCCTACCCGGCTCGAGTGATTGCTGTTCTGtcctttctgtttattttgatcTCCTCCGTCGTGATGTGCGTGGGGACCATCCCAGACATGCAGGTCACAGATGCAGAGGGGAATCGCGTGGAGCACCCGACCCTGGACAGCATAGAGACAGCCTGTATAGGCTGGTTTACCATGGAGTACGTGCTGAGGCTCATCGCCTCGCCAAATAAACTCCACTTCGCTCTGTCCTTCATGAACATAGTCGATGTGCTGGCAATACTCCCTTTCTATGTCAGCCTCACCTTGACCCACCTGGGAGCCAAGCTGATGGAGCTGAGCAACGTCCAGCAGGCTGTCCAGGCGCTGCGCATCATGAGGATCGCGAGGATTTTCAAGCTTGCACGGCACTCCTCGGGGCTCCAGACCCTGACCTATGCTCTGAAACGCAGCTTTAAGGAGCTAGGACTGCTCCTCATGTACTTGGCTGTCGGGATCTTTGTCTTTTCTGCCCTGGGTTATACCATGGAGCAAAGTCATCCCGAAACCTTATTTAAAAGCATCCCTCAGTCATTTTGGTGGGCAATCATTACCATGACCACGGTTGGATACGGAGACATATACCCTAAAACAACACTAGGGAAACTGAATGCTGCCATCAGTTTTCTTTGTGGGGTGATAGCCATTGCCCTTCCCATCCACCCCATCATTAACAACTTTGTCAGGTATTACAACAAACAGAGGGTTTTAGAAACAGCTGCCAAGCACGAGTTGGAGCTGATGGAGCTAAACTCGGCCGAGGGGAAAGCCGCAAGCTCCAAAAGCGAATTTGAGGGTCTTGTGAGGGAGGGCAAGGAGGGTCCCTTTTATAGCAGCCGGCTAAAAGTCTCCCACAGTGACACCTTTATTCATCTCCTGTCAGAAGACAAACACTATAGGACCAGGCTTCAAAGCTGCAAATAA